A portion of the Acidobacteriaceae bacterium genome contains these proteins:
- the rlmN gene encoding 23S rRNA (adenine(2503)-C(2))-methyltransferase RlmN, protein MESRALFGMNLNELTELFSAMGEKPYRAKQTFEALYKQRVASVEDITTLSQSLRDRLIHDDCSIGLPEIVQTAKSVDGTERYLVRMADGETVETVWMPDGDGGERGDGSEAADEEQGELVSAEEAVAADAPKGFWDKRATGGRPISSFGTLAANGFRRATICISSQVGCAVNCQFCLTAKLGIKRNLTAGEIAGQVAAVLNRHQIQMGKDRINLVFMGMGEPFLNYDHFIRSVQLLAGGIGIPESRMTVSTSGILPGIERFAQEPTRPKLALSLNASNDKVREEVMPITRKWNIAQLLEAVQKIPLKTREWVTFEYVLLGGINDQPDHAREVLALLEGIRSKVNLIVWNPGPGIAYTQPKPADVAIFQKMLIDGGIATYIRRPRGRDIYAACGQLKRTLSEDRPQLVEISAAS, encoded by the coding sequence ATGGAATCGCGCGCACTCTTCGGTATGAACCTCAACGAGCTCACAGAGCTCTTTTCCGCGATGGGCGAAAAGCCTTATCGCGCCAAACAGACGTTTGAGGCCCTCTACAAGCAGCGCGTCGCTTCCGTGGAAGACATCACCACGCTCTCGCAGTCTCTGCGCGACCGTCTGATCCACGACGACTGCAGCATCGGCCTGCCCGAGATCGTCCAGACAGCCAAGTCTGTTGACGGCACCGAGCGTTACCTGGTGCGCATGGCCGACGGAGAAACCGTCGAGACCGTCTGGATGCCGGACGGTGACGGCGGCGAACGCGGTGACGGCTCCGAGGCCGCCGACGAAGAGCAGGGCGAGCTTGTCTCCGCCGAAGAGGCCGTTGCTGCCGACGCTCCCAAGGGCTTCTGGGATAAGCGCGCGACGGGCGGTCGTCCTATTTCGAGCTTTGGGACGCTCGCGGCCAATGGCTTCCGCCGCGCGACGATCTGCATCTCGTCGCAAGTTGGCTGCGCGGTGAACTGCCAGTTCTGCCTGACGGCCAAGCTTGGCATCAAGCGCAACCTGACTGCGGGCGAGATCGCCGGGCAGGTTGCTGCCGTGCTCAACCGCCACCAGATCCAGATGGGGAAGGACCGCATCAACCTCGTTTTCATGGGGATGGGCGAGCCCTTCCTGAACTACGACCACTTCATCCGCAGCGTGCAGTTGCTGGCCGGTGGCATCGGTATCCCGGAGTCGCGTATGACTGTCTCGACCTCCGGCATTCTGCCGGGCATCGAACGCTTCGCCCAGGAGCCTACGCGGCCCAAGCTTGCACTCTCGCTCAATGCCTCGAACGACAAGGTTCGCGAAGAAGTCATGCCGATCACACGCAAGTGGAACATCGCGCAGCTTCTCGAGGCCGTGCAGAAGATTCCGCTCAAGACCCGCGAGTGGGTCACCTTCGAGTACGTCTTACTCGGCGGCATCAATGATCAGCCAGATCACGCGCGCGAAGTGCTGGCGCTGCTTGAAGGGATTCGTTCGAAGGTGAACCTGATCGTATGGAACCCCGGTCCTGGCATCGCGTACACGCAGCCCAAGCCTGCCGACGTGGCCATCTTCCAGAAGATGCTCATCGACGGCGGCATCGCGACGTATATTCGCCGTCCGCGCGGGCGCGATATTTACGCTGCTTGTGGACAGCTCAAGCGGACGCTCTCCGAAGATCGCCCACAGCTTGTAGAAATCAGCGCGGCCAGCTAA
- a CDS encoding S53 family peptidase, which produces MKLVFALALFSAVPLYAQREIPSVITTDEAQPTARVTDAVHPKQHPDKILLGPWQMRHFYALEGIHNQGEGQTIAIIGAHHNPVIEHDLQVFSSRFGLLPCTFKNKCLEQVAVSGAGPSGWTPTLGRPVNDDGKPHGYGEEEMDMEWAHAMAPAAHLMLVEGPSGSWPDYVRCVQAAVEHGATVVSLSLAEPEREDHKGAYLSNNKYFTDRRAVYVASGGDHAHTARWPASSPDVVGIGGTTITTNAAGERLGEIAWTKKSDKEHATGTGGGTSIAVPEPQAQIAFGLPGNAQHMRGTPDVSLYATGKIGIAVYNSNTNPESHEAPLWHQSGGTSAGAPMWAGLLATINSMRLQAGKKPLSQFDGGSFGTGTLAAIYTVGKQHPEAFLDITEGTNGDCGDECKAGPGYDYLTGLGSPNGKVFVDAMVALP; this is translated from the coding sequence ATGAAGCTCGTGTTTGCTCTCGCTCTCTTCAGTGCTGTGCCGCTGTATGCACAGCGTGAGATTCCCTCCGTCATCACTACCGATGAGGCGCAGCCGACTGCACGCGTCACCGACGCTGTTCACCCGAAGCAGCACCCGGACAAGATTCTGCTGGGGCCGTGGCAGATGCGGCACTTCTACGCCCTCGAAGGTATACACAATCAGGGCGAAGGGCAGACGATCGCGATCATCGGGGCGCACCACAACCCGGTTATCGAGCACGACCTGCAGGTCTTTTCGTCGCGCTTCGGTCTGCTGCCGTGCACCTTCAAGAACAAGTGCCTGGAACAGGTTGCCGTCTCCGGCGCTGGTCCGTCAGGTTGGACGCCTACGCTTGGCCGTCCTGTCAACGACGATGGCAAGCCGCACGGCTACGGCGAAGAGGAGATGGACATGGAGTGGGCGCATGCCATGGCTCCTGCCGCTCACCTGATGCTGGTAGAAGGCCCCAGCGGCTCGTGGCCGGACTACGTGCGCTGCGTGCAGGCTGCCGTCGAGCATGGAGCCACTGTCGTCTCACTCTCGCTGGCCGAACCCGAGCGCGAAGACCACAAGGGCGCTTACCTGAGCAATAACAAGTACTTCACCGACCGCCGTGCGGTCTACGTGGCCTCGGGAGGCGATCACGCGCACACGGCCCGCTGGCCTGCTTCTTCGCCAGACGTTGTCGGCATTGGCGGAACGACGATCACCACTAACGCCGCGGGCGAGCGTCTGGGAGAGATCGCGTGGACGAAGAAGTCCGACAAGGAGCACGCGACGGGGACAGGCGGCGGAACGTCCATTGCCGTGCCCGAACCGCAGGCGCAAATCGCGTTTGGCCTGCCGGGCAACGCGCAGCACATGCGTGGAACGCCGGACGTAAGCCTCTACGCTACGGGCAAGATCGGGATTGCGGTCTACAACTCCAATACCAACCCCGAGTCTCATGAAGCTCCGCTGTGGCACCAGAGCGGAGGTACGAGCGCAGGAGCGCCGATGTGGGCTGGCCTGCTTGCGACGATCAACTCCATGCGCCTGCAGGCAGGGAAGAAGCCGCTCTCGCAGTTCGACGGAGGCTCGTTCGGCACAGGAACGCTCGCCGCGATCTATACCGTTGGCAAGCAGCACCCGGAGGCGTTCCTCGACATCACCGAAGGCACGAACGGCGATTGTGGTGACGAGTGCAAGGCTGGTCCTGGCTATGACTACCTGACAGGCCTTGGCTCGCCGAACGGCAAGGTGTTCGTGGATGCGATGGTGGCGCTGCCGTAG
- a CDS encoding GNAT family protein, which yields MSTPETPILEGQHVRLEPLRPHHLDQLERIALDEQTWKFMVAPLLTRADLEHWAEHGWEQERLGKMMVWVTYAKNADGSETLAGGTRFMDVNLKDRNVEIGNSWIIPELRGTKVNAEAKYLQLRYGFETLGLERIALKAHAANLRSQAAIKGLGAKYEGTFRRHMIMPDGSYRDSAWFSIIREEWPETKDTLERRLRAPLP from the coding sequence ATGTCGACACCCGAGACACCCATCCTGGAAGGCCAGCACGTTCGCCTCGAGCCTTTGCGGCCTCACCATCTCGACCAGCTTGAGCGCATCGCGCTCGACGAGCAGACGTGGAAGTTCATGGTCGCGCCACTGCTCACACGCGCCGATCTCGAGCACTGGGCCGAGCACGGCTGGGAGCAGGAGAGGCTGGGCAAGATGATGGTCTGGGTAACCTACGCGAAGAACGCCGACGGCAGCGAGACCCTCGCAGGCGGCACACGCTTCATGGACGTCAACCTCAAGGACCGCAACGTCGAGATCGGCAATAGCTGGATCATTCCCGAACTGCGCGGAACGAAGGTGAACGCCGAGGCCAAATACCTGCAACTCCGCTACGGCTTCGAGACGCTCGGCCTCGAGCGCATCGCCCTGAAGGCCCACGCCGCGAACCTGCGCTCGCAGGCTGCGATCAAGGGGCTCGGCGCAAAGTATGAAGGCACCTTCCGCCGCCACATGATCATGCCCGACGGGAGCTACCGTGACTCTGCGTGGTTCTCGATCATCCGCGAAGAGTGGCCCGAGACGAAGGACACGCTGGAACGCCGTCTCCGCGCTCCTTTGCCGTAA
- a CDS encoding DUF4254 domain-containing protein, which translates to MLNAAEIVRLHDAANAHWHDARLPYAEPAPGSFLCVVHDQHRANFDLWHREDAARDPMAADTVIAGVKRNIDKLNQRRNDLAERLDVALLDAAGEQPATAALHSETPGMMIDRLSILSLKIFHTAEEAHRADADPAHRERNLGRLAVLQEQRSDLAACLDELWGEIRSGHRRFKLYRQMKMYNDPTLNPVLYGRGETPTTGSPDEIPGRHASD; encoded by the coding sequence ATGCTCAACGCCGCCGAGATCGTCCGCCTTCACGACGCTGCCAACGCTCACTGGCACGACGCCAGGCTGCCCTATGCCGAACCCGCTCCGGGCAGCTTTCTCTGCGTCGTGCATGACCAGCATCGGGCGAACTTTGATCTCTGGCACCGCGAAGACGCAGCCCGCGACCCCATGGCCGCCGACACCGTCATCGCCGGGGTGAAGCGCAACATCGATAAGCTGAACCAGCGCCGCAACGACCTCGCTGAACGGCTGGACGTTGCCCTGCTGGACGCAGCAGGCGAGCAGCCAGCCACAGCCGCGCTGCATTCGGAGACACCCGGCATGATGATCGACCGGCTCTCCATTCTGTCGTTGAAGATCTTCCACACCGCCGAAGAAGCCCACCGTGCCGACGCCGACCCGGCGCACCGTGAGCGCAACCTCGGCCGCCTCGCCGTCCTCCAGGAGCAACGCAGCGACCTGGCAGCCTGCCTCGACGAGCTCTGGGGAGAGATTCGTTCCGGTCACCGCCGCTTCAAGCTCTATCGTCAGATGAAGATGTACAACGATCCGACCCTGAATCCCGTCCTATATGGTCGAGGCGAGACCCCAACAACCGGCTCCCCTGACGAAATTCCCGGTCGTCATGCTTCCGATTAG
- a CDS encoding YvcK family protein, producing MQASSQQALRVVAIGGGTGLSTLLRGLKRFVPPPPGSPFPADSRCKESACAIHDLSAIVTVTDDGGSSGRLREELKMLPPGDVRNCLVALSEDEHLLSRLFQHRFSHGDLQGHSFGNLFLAALTEISGDFAQAVQTSSQILATRGRIYPSTTVNATLSAEMDDGSIVRGETNITKSKRSIVELKLDPIDAAPMPEALEAIAAADLITIGPGSLYTSLITNLLVQGIPEALSSASATRVYICNLMTQANESLGLSAAEHIEKIFNHAHARIFDYALINTAPILPATREQYAREGQTPIEADLERVRALGVEPIVGSFVHEAEVLRHNYDNVAERVLALAQSRSSLR from the coding sequence ATGCAGGCATCCTCCCAGCAAGCTCTCCGCGTAGTCGCCATCGGCGGAGGAACCGGACTTTCGACACTGCTGCGTGGCCTCAAACGCTTCGTCCCCCCTCCTCCCGGATCGCCGTTCCCGGCTGACTCCCGTTGCAAGGAATCCGCCTGCGCCATCCACGACCTCTCCGCGATCGTCACTGTCACTGACGACGGTGGTTCTTCCGGCCGCCTCCGTGAAGAGCTCAAGATGCTGCCACCCGGCGACGTCCGCAACTGCCTCGTCGCCCTCAGCGAAGACGAGCACCTGCTCTCGCGGCTCTTCCAGCATCGCTTCTCGCATGGAGACCTGCAGGGACACAGCTTCGGGAACCTCTTCCTCGCCGCCCTCACCGAAATTTCCGGCGACTTCGCTCAGGCCGTACAGACCAGCTCCCAGATCCTCGCCACCCGCGGCCGCATTTACCCGTCCACGACCGTGAATGCAACGCTCAGCGCAGAGATGGACGACGGCTCCATCGTCCGCGGCGAGACGAACATCACAAAGTCGAAGCGTTCGATCGTCGAGTTGAAGCTCGATCCGATCGACGCCGCCCCGATGCCCGAGGCACTGGAAGCCATCGCCGCCGCCGACCTCATCACCATCGGCCCGGGCTCGCTCTATACCTCGCTCATCACCAATCTGCTCGTGCAGGGCATCCCGGAAGCGCTCAGCAGCGCTTCCGCCACCCGCGTCTACATCTGCAACCTCATGACGCAGGCCAACGAGTCGCTCGGCCTCTCCGCCGCCGAACACATCGAGAAGATCTTCAACCACGCACACGCGCGGATCTTCGACTACGCCCTCATCAACACCGCGCCCATCCTGCCAGCAACCCGCGAGCAGTACGCCCGCGAAGGCCAGACTCCGATCGAAGCCGACCTCGAACGCGTCCGCGCGCTCGGTGTAGAGCCCATCGTCGGCAGCTTCGTCCACGAGGCCGAGGTTCTTCGCCACAACTACGACAACGTTGCGGAGCGCGTTCTGGCGCTCGCACAATCGCGCAGCTCCTTGCGCTAA